The window CGGTCGCCGAGCAGGGCCAGGCCCTGCGCCCACTCGTAGAGGCTCGGCCCCGGCTCGATGGGCCCGTCGATGCGGACGCTGTGGTCCGTGAAGACGGTGATCTGCGAGGCGACGGTGTTCATCAGCAGGTGCCGGGACTGGGCCGCGCGCCACACCGTTCCGGCGCCGGGCGCGGAGGGGTCCACGACGTGCACCACGACGCCCTCGCGCGACGGCGCGGTCCGCTCGGCGGCGATCAGCCGCTCCAGGACGGACAGGCCGCGCGGTCCGGCGCCGATGACGGCGAGCTCTACTCGGCTCTTCTTCATTGCGGAACTCCCATTCCTACGGTGCGCGGACGACTAGTTGGCGGTGCTCGTGGACTCGCCGGCGCCGAGCAGCCGGGCCAGCTCCAGGCGCTTGATCTTCGTGGTCGCGGTCTGCGGGAGGTCCTCCAGCCGCCACTGCACGGGCTCCGCCAGCGGCGGCAGCCCGACCACGGCCGACTGCCAGGCGGCCAGGTCCAGCGGCTTGTCGTCCCGGGTGCTGACCACGGGGACGGCGGTGCCGTCGGGGCCGGGGATGATGATGACCTCGACGAGCTCGGGGACGCGGGTGAACAGCTTGTCCTCGATCTCCAGGGTGCTCTTGACGCCCGGGATCTCGTCCACCTCGCGGTCCAGCAGGTGCAGACAGCCCCACTTGGTGCGGTAGCCGACGTCGCCCATGCGCCACCAGCCGTCGTTGACCTGCTTCTCCCAGCGCTGGTGCTCGCCGAGGTAGCTGATGATCCGGCCGTCGCTGCGGACCTCGATCCAGCCCGGGTTGTCCTTGTCCGGCGGGTTGCCGTCGCGGCTGACGACCCGCACTCCCGTCATCCCGGGGAACGGCACGCCCACGCACCGACCGTTGAAGTCGGCGCCGTCCTTGAGGGAGTACGTACGGGCCGCGATCGGGCCGACCTCGCTCTGGCCGTAGGCCTGCGCGAACCGGCGGTTCTTGCGTCCGGAGGCCTGGAGCAGCCGGTTCACCGTCCGGGGGTGGATCGCGTCGAAGGTGCTGGAGAAGTACTTCACGTTGGCCAGCGGCCGACGCGGATCCTCGGCCAACACCTCCCAGCGCAGGAAGGTGTTGGGGTGCGCCTCGATGAACCCCGGCGGCACCTGGCTGAACAGGTCGCCCACCGTCTCCGGGTCGTCGTCGCGCAACACGATCAGGGGATGTCCCTGGAGCACGGCGATGGGCATCGCGGTGAACATCCGCGAGTGGACGAACGAGACGTGCACGGCGATCGGTTCGCTGCGCCGCACGGCCGTCGACACCACGGTGGCCTGCGGCCGGTAGCGCGCCTGGAAGCTGGTGCCGGTGTGCACCGCGAGCTTCGGCGTGCCGGTCGTGCCCGAGGTGTGCGTGATCAGGGTGGGGTGGTCGGCGGGCATGGCGACCGCCGGCACCCGGGGGGCCCCGGCGAGCGCGGCGAACGCCTTCGCGCCCTCGTACGTCCCGGACGCGAGCAGCACCTCCCGGGAGAGGGTCATCACCTCGGCGGGCAGCGAGTGCTCCAGCTTCTCCTGGTCGGTGACCAGGAACGGCCGGCCCACGCGCCGCAGCAGCTCGGCGACGGTCGCCCCGTCCAACTTCGGCGACAGCAGCACCGGGACGGCCCCGATGCGGGCGATCGCGCAGGCCAGCAGGGTGATGTCGAACCCGTCCCCCTTGTGCACCACCACGTGGTCGCCCGGGCGGACCTGGACCGACCACAGCCGGGAGGCCAGCTCGGCCACCAGCTCGGCGACCTCCGTCAGGGTGGCCCTACGGCTCAGTTCGGGGGCGATGTCGAGATCGTGGTCGAGGATCACGAAATTGCCGGGGTGTCGGGCGGCCGCTCGATCGAACAGCGTGCCGAGCCGAATTCCCTTGTTGTTTATGCGCTGGAGGAACATGCGTCACTCTCTCGTCCGTGAATTGCCGAAGCCGGTCTGAATTCAGGCCTTTTCGATGACGTCCTTGATGCGCGAGAGAGTGGCGTCGAGATCCTGCACCAGCTTCGCCGTCCAGTCGTCGACGAACTTCCGGCGCCCCGCCTCGTCCAGATCCGCGACGATCTTGTGGATTCCGGCGGTCGCCTTTCCCATCCGGAAGTGGTGGGTGAGCACGGAACCCGAGCCGTCGGCCTCCACGTCGAAGCCCCAGACGCTCTCCTGGTCCTCCTGGGCGTGCGTGAGCATCATCCAGCGGAAGGTCCGGCCCGGCTCGGCCGCCGTGACCCGGGCCTCGGTGTACCAGGTGCCGCGGACCAGCGGCGCCCAGGCGACGACCTGCTCGCTGCGCAGGTTCTCGCCCCGGAAGATCGAACCGACCGCGGAGGGCTCTCCCGAGATCCATTCGCCGCCCATGCATTCCGGGCTCCATTCGGCACTGCGCGGCAGGTCGCTGACCACCGCGTAGACCTCCTCGGGGGTGGCGTTCACCACGATGTCGGCGCGGAGTTCAAACAGCGGGGAGGTTTCGATGATGTTCGTCATGGTTGAAATCCTGTCTTTGTCGGGACGGTCGGTCAACGGCCGAAATTGCTATCCGTCAGGTCGATGGCGCCGCGCGCCGATGAATTCGGGAATGTGTCAGGAAACGCGCAGGACGAGCTTTCCGCGGACCTTTCCCTCGTCGAGCCGACGGTGCGCCGTGCCCGCCTCGCTCAGCGGCAGCACCTCGGTCGCGTGCGGCTTCAGCAGCCCGTCGGCCAGCAACCGGTTGATGTTCGCGGCGGCGTCCGCCAGTTCGTGCGTACGGGCGTGGGAGATGGCGAAGCCGAGCACCGAGCGGTCCTGGAGGTACAGGGCGCCGGCCGGCAGCACCGGACGCGTCCGCAGCCCGGCGAGGACGACCACCCTGCCCCGGGAGGCGAGCAACTCCACCGCCGTCTCCAGGTCGTTGCGGCCCGAGGTGTCCACGTACAGGTCCACGCCGTCCGGAGCCGCCGCCCGGATCAGGGCCGGCACGTCCTCCTCGCGGTAGTCCACGACGTGCCGGGCACCCAGCGAGCGGACGTACGGGGCATCGCGCCCGGCGGCCACGGCCACCACCCGGGCACCCGCCTGGGCGGCCATCACCACCGCCGCGCTCCCCACGTTCCCGGCGGCGCCGAGGACGAGGACCGTCTCGCCGGCCCGGACCCGACCGTGCGTGAACAGGGCGAGGTGCGCCGTCGCCGCCGGATGGGCCAGCGCCACCGCGTGCACCGGATCCACCCCCGCCGGCAGGTGGTACAGCCGGTCCGCGGGCACGGCCACCTGCTCGGCCGCGGCGCCCTGCCGGCCCGCGTGACCGAGGCTGTTGCACCACACCCGGTCACCCGCCGCGAAGCCGGGCGCGCCGGGACCGGCGGAGACCACCGTTCCCACCAGGTCCCGTCCCACGACGAAGGGGAACGGCACCGGAGTGCGCCAGGCGCCCGAACGCACGAAGGTGTCCACGTGGTTGACGGCGGTGACCTCGACGTCGACCAGCACGTCGCCCGAACCGGGAACGGGCGGCGGCAGTTCGCCGTGACGGATGGAGTCGGGGGGACCGAGTTCTTCTATGTAGGCAGCACGCATGGCCCGGATTCTGGTGCGGTTCCGGGGCTCCCGGGCGGCCGGAGGCGATCACCGCCCGAGGTCCGTCACCTCCCCGACCCCGGTGTGTCACCTCGGCGCCCCCGGACGGCGATTCACGCCGCCGAGGTCCGTCAAGTCCCCGCCCCGCACGTCAAGTCCAGGCCCGGCGCGTCCCGTACGTCGAGTCGGACGAGGTCGCCGCTCCATCGGCCGCCCGGCCGCCGTTCCTACGATGCCCCCATGACCACGCCCCCGCCGCGCACCGCGGCGCTCCACGAGGTGCCCCTCGGCGACCCGCGCGTCACCGCCGACGTCGGCCCGCTCATCCGGGCCCTGCGACCCGCGCTGGACGAGAAGGCGTTCGAGGCCTTCGCGGACGAAGCCCAGGCACAGGGGCTGGTGTTCACCGCCGCGTACGACGAGGCGGGCCACTGCCTCGGTGTGGCGGCCCACCGCGTCCTCGCCACCAGCCGCGGTCGGATCCTGTTCGTCGACGACCTGGTCACCGATCCGGACCGGCGCTCCACCGGCACCGGCGCGCTGCTGCTGGCCGCCTTGAAGACCCGGGCCCGGCAGGAGGGCTGCGTCCGCGTGGAACTCGACTCCGGGGTGACCAACCAGGGCGCCCACCGCTTCTACCACCGCCACGGCCTGACCATCGGCGCCCTGCACTTCGCCGTCGAGGTCTGAGCCCCGCACCCGACGCCCCGAAGCGCGGCCCCTCGACGGCGGGGCCTCGCCCGCGCCTTGCCGGTTCTTGGTCACGCCCTGTCCGACGGCCGGGACGCTGGCGACATGACCACGCACGCCCCCTCGTCGACCCGCCCCGTCCTCCCGGAGCCGGCCGCCCTCACCCGTGTCCATTCCCTGCTGGCAACGCTGAGCCGGGACCACACGAGCGCCCGCTGGGCGCCGACCGCGCTGGAGGCCCGCATCGGCGAACTCCTGCTCACCGCCTCGGCGGGCGACGGCGCCCTCACCGCGCCCCGCCTGCGGGCCGCCCTCGCCGAGGGGTCGATGACCTTCCTCGCGGACAACGGAGGCCGGCTCGCCCTGCTCCTCGGCTCCGTGCTGGAGCTGCTGACCTCCCCGGGGCCGGCCGGCCCCGGCGCCGCCGGCCACGCCGCGCCCGAGGACCCGTACGACCCGGAACACGCCCGCGAGGCGGCGCTGCACGCCCGCCAGGCGGCCGACGCCGTGGACGCGGTACACGCCCTCCTCGACCGGATCACCCGGGACCCGGGCCCGCGGGCCGACGGCGCGAAGGGCTAGCGCGATGCCCGACATCCTCGTCGTCGGCGGCGGTTTCGCCGGGGTGTGGGCGGCCGCGTCCGCCGTCCGCGCCCTCCGGGAGGCGGGCGCCCCCCACCACTCGGTCACCCTGGTCACCCCGGGGGACGACCTGGTGCTCCGGCCCCGGCTCTACGAGGCCGACCCGCACACCATGAGGGTCCCGCTCGACCGCGTCCTGGGCCCGATCGGGGTGGAGCGCGTCGCCGCCACCGTGACGGGAATCGACGGCGCCGGGCGAAGCGTCACCGCCGCGGACGCGGCCGGCCGGGAACGCGTCCTGCCCTACCGCCGGTTGATCCTGGCGTGCGGAAGCCGTCTGGTGCGGCCCGAGTTGCCCGGCGCCGACCTGATGTTCGACGTCGACGACATCGACTCCGCCACCGCCCTGGACACCCATCTGCGCGGGCTGCCGCGAGAGCCCGTCGCACCGGGCCGCTTCACCGCCCTCGTCATCGGCTCGGGGTTCACCGGCCTGGAGACCGCGACCGAACTCGTCGGCCGGCTCCGCGCGATCGCCGCACCCCACGGCGCCGCCGCCGAGGTGCGGGTGGTCCTCGTGGAACGGGACCCGGAACTCGCCCCCGGCCTCGGCGCCGGCCCCCGACCGGTGATCGTCGAGGCACTGGAGCGGCTCGGCGTCGACACCCGTCCGGCCACCACCCTGGAACGGGTGACCCCCGCGCACGCCACCCTCTCGGACGGCGCCGTGCTGTCCACCCGCACCGTCGTGTGGACCGGCGGGGTCGTCGCGGCCCCGCTCACCGCGCTGGTCCCCGGCCCCCGCGACCCGATCGGACGCCTGGAGGTGGACGAGTTCCTCCGCGTCCCCGGCGTCCCCGGGGTGTACGCGGCGGGGGACACCGCCGCCGCCCGGGCCGACCCGGACCACCTCGTGCTGCCGAGCTGCCAGTACGCCATCCCGCTCGGCAAACACGCCGGGCACAACGCCGCCGCGAGCCTGACGGGCCGGGCGCCCGCACCGTTCCGCCCCGCCCCCCACGTCACCACCCTCGACCTGGGAGAGGCGGGCGCGGTGTCCACCACCGGCTGGGAGCGGACCGTACGGCTCACCGGCGCGGAGGCCAAGACCCTCAAGCGGACCCTCACCGCGCAGTGGATCCGCCCACCGCTGGACGACGCCGACGAACTGCTGCGCCAGGCGGACCCCGCCTTCCGCACCCGCCGCACCACACCCGCCTGACCCACGCCCGCCGCGCCCACCCGTCCCACCGCACCCACGCGATCCACCACACCCACCACACCCACCACACCGTGCCCACCGGGGGAGCCATCCGCATGATCAGCAGACGCACACTCATGAGAGCCGGCGCCGCGACCGGGGCCGCCGGACTCCTCGCCTCCGGCACCGCCTTCGGGACCGCGGCCCTCGCCAGCGACCGCGCCGCCCCGTTCGCCCGCCTGCGCGCACGGCTGACCGGCCGACTGGTCCTGCCCCAGGACCCCACGTACGACCTGGCCAAACAGCTCCAGATGGCCCGCTACGACGCGATCCGACCCCAGGCCGTCGCCTACTGCGCCCACAGCGCCGACGTGGCCCACTGCGTCCGCTTCGCCCAGGACCACGGGCTCCACGCCGCCGTCCGCAGCGGCGGCCACAGCCAGGCCGGCTACTCGACCACCACCGGACTCGTCATCGACGTCTCCCGGCTCAACAGCATCCGACCGGGCCGCGACACCGTCCGGCTCGGCCCCGGCAGCCAGGGCGTCGACATCCTCAACACCCTGGCCCCCCGCGGCATCCAGCTCGGCTCCGGCACCTGCCCCACCGTGGCCATCGGCGGCTGGGTGCAGGGCGGCGGCCTCGGACTGACGGCGCGCGCCTTCGGCATGGGCAGCGACCGGCTCGTGTCCGCCCGCGTCGTCCTCGCCGACGGTTCGGTGGTCGACGCCTCCGCCGCCGAGCACCCGGACCTGTACTGGGCCCTGCGCGGCGGCGGCGGCGGCAACTTCGGGGTGGTCACCGACCTGGAACTGCGCCCCGTCGACGCGCCCTCGATGACCGTCTACACCCTCACCTACGACGGAGCCCACGCCGCCGACGTCCTGCTCGCCTGGCAGGACTGGATCGCCGACGCACCGCGCGAACTCGCCTCCGAGCTGTTCGTCATCCTCCCCGCGGACTCACCCGAGGGCGCCGCCCCCACCGTCGTCGTCTCCGGCGCCCACGTCGGCTCCCTGGCCGCCGCGGACCGACACCTCGACCGGCTGGTCGCCTCGGCGGGCCGGCCGACCGCGAGCCGCGAGGCCGCGCAGCTCCCGTACCAGCAGGCCATGATGAAGGTGTACGGCTGCGCCGACGCCACCGTCGAGGAGTGCCACCGGATCGGCTACTCCCCGAGGGCCGCGCTGCCCCGGGAGAGCTACGCCACCTACCGCAACGTGTACTTCGACCGGCGCTGGACCCCGGCGACCGCCGAGGCCGCCCTCACCGTCCTGCGGAGCGACCCGCGGCCCGGCCAGTTCCGCTTCCTGGGCCTGTTCTCCTACGGCGGCCGCATCAACGAGGTCGCCCCCGACGCCACCGCCTTCGTCCACCGCGACGTGCTGTTCGAGGCGGGCTTCCAGGTCGGCCTCCCCGTCGGCGACCCCGCCGCGGAGGACCGCGAACGCGCCCAGGCCTGGGTCGACGGCGGCTACGCCACCCTGTACCCGCGTTCCAGCCGCCGTTCGTACCAGAACTACATGGACCCGGCGCTCACGAACTGGCGGGAGGCCTACTACGGCCGCAACTACACCCGCCTGCGGAGCGTCAAGCGCGCCTACGACCCGCACCGCTTCTTCCGCTTCGCCCAGGCCGTCGACTGACGGAGCCCCACCCGGCCCGACCGGCCCACCGGCACCGCCGCCCGCCTCGCGCGGCGGTGCCGGGTGCGTGAGGATGCGTACATGGCCCAGGACGGCAAGGCCGGCGGACCGGCGAGCGACATCCCGGAGGCGGGGCTCAAAGCCAACGCGATCGGCTTCCTCGACGCGCTCGTCATCGGCCTCAACTCCACCTCGCCCGCCTACTCGCTGGCCGCCGTCATCGGGCCGATCGTGGCACTGGCGGGGATCTACGCCCCCGGCGTGATGCTGGCGTCCTTCGTCCCGATGCTGCTCATCGCCGCCGCCTTCTACTACCTCAACAAGGTCGACCAGGACTGCGGGACCACCTTCTCCTGGGTGACCCGGGCCATGGGCCCGTGGGCCGGCTGGCTGGGCGGCTGGGCGATCGCCATGACCGGGGTGCTGGTCATCGGCTCCCTCGCCGACGTGGCCGTCCACTTCGGCCTGCTCGCCGCCGGCCTCGACGACTGGGCGACCGACCCCGTGATCCGACAGACCCTCACCGTCGTGGTGATCCTCGCCATGACGGCCGTCTGCGTCATCGGTACGGAGATGTCGGCGCGCCTCCAGGACGTGCTGATCATCGCCCAGGTCTTCTTCCTGCTGACCTTCGCGGTGGTCGCCCTCTACCGCGTCTACGCCGGCACCAGCACCCTCGACTCGATCAAACCGAGCATCGACTGGCTCAACCCGTTCGGCGCCGGCGGCGCCGCCCTCACCGGCGGACTGCTGCTCGGCGTCTTCATCTACTGGGGTTGGGAATCCGCGGTGAACCTCACCGAGGAGGTCGAGAACTCCGCCACCGCCCCCGGCAAGGCGGGCATCTGGTCGACCGTGGTGCTGCTGGTGACCTACCTGTCCGTGGGCTTCGCCGTCGTCGCCTACGCCGGAACCGCCTTCCTCACCGACAACGCGGGGGAGGAGGAGGCCGTCTTCGCCGTCCTCGCCCACGAGGTCATGGGCGGCTGGGACTGGGTGGTCCTCCTCGCCGTCTGCACCTCGGCCCTCGCCTCGACCCAGACCACGATCATCCCCGCCTCCCGCACCGCCCTGTCCATGGCCCGCCGCCACGCGCTGCCCCCGGGGCTCGCCCACATCCACCCGCGGTTCCGCACCCCGGACGTCAGCACCTGGTGGGTCGCCGGCATCGCCATCGCCTGGTACCTCGTCGTCAACCAGCTCAGCGAGAACGCCCTGCTCGACTCCCTGACGGCGCTGTCCCTGCTCATCGCCTTCTACTACGCGCTCACCGGCCTGGCCTGCGTGATCTACTACCGGCGCCACCTGACGGAGAGCGTGCACAACTTCCTGCTCATCGGTCTGGGCCCGCTGGTGGGCGCCGCACTGCTGGCCTGGCTGCTCGTGGAGTCGATCGGCGACATGGCGAACCCGGCCAACTCGGCGGGCGGCGTCTCCTGGTTCGGACTGGGACCACCGCTGGTCATCGGGATCGGGATCGCCGTCGTCGGCGTCCTCGTCATGTGCTTCTGGCGGCTCCGGGACGGCCGGTTCTGG of the Streptomyces sp. NBC_01426 genome contains:
- a CDS encoding class I adenylate-forming enzyme family protein gives rise to the protein MFLQRINNKGIRLGTLFDRAAARHPGNFVILDHDLDIAPELSRRATLTEVAELVAELASRLWSVQVRPGDHVVVHKGDGFDITLLACAIARIGAVPVLLSPKLDGATVAELLRRVGRPFLVTDQEKLEHSLPAEVMTLSREVLLASGTYEGAKAFAALAGAPRVPAVAMPADHPTLITHTSGTTGTPKLAVHTGTSFQARYRPQATVVSTAVRRSEPIAVHVSFVHSRMFTAMPIAVLQGHPLIVLRDDDPETVGDLFSQVPPGFIEAHPNTFLRWEVLAEDPRRPLANVKYFSSTFDAIHPRTVNRLLQASGRKNRRFAQAYGQSEVGPIAARTYSLKDGADFNGRCVGVPFPGMTGVRVVSRDGNPPDKDNPGWIEVRSDGRIISYLGEHQRWEKQVNDGWWRMGDVGYRTKWGCLHLLDREVDEIPGVKSTLEIEDKLFTRVPELVEVIIIPGPDGTAVPVVSTRDDKPLDLAAWQSAVVGLPPLAEPVQWRLEDLPQTATTKIKRLELARLLGAGESTSTAN
- a CDS encoding NAD(P)/FAD-dependent oxidoreductase, which codes for MPDILVVGGGFAGVWAAASAVRALREAGAPHHSVTLVTPGDDLVLRPRLYEADPHTMRVPLDRVLGPIGVERVAATVTGIDGAGRSVTAADAAGRERVLPYRRLILACGSRLVRPELPGADLMFDVDDIDSATALDTHLRGLPREPVAPGRFTALVIGSGFTGLETATELVGRLRAIAAPHGAAAEVRVVLVERDPELAPGLGAGPRPVIVEALERLGVDTRPATTLERVTPAHATLSDGAVLSTRTVVWTGGVVAAPLTALVPGPRDPIGRLEVDEFLRVPGVPGVYAAGDTAAARADPDHLVLPSCQYAIPLGKHAGHNAAASLTGRAPAPFRPAPHVTTLDLGEAGAVSTTGWERTVRLTGAEAKTLKRTLTAQWIRPPLDDADELLRQADPAFRTRRTTPA
- a CDS encoding GNAT family N-acetyltransferase, giving the protein MTTPPPRTAALHEVPLGDPRVTADVGPLIRALRPALDEKAFEAFADEAQAQGLVFTAAYDEAGHCLGVAAHRVLATSRGRILFVDDLVTDPDRRSTGTGALLLAALKTRARQEGCVRVELDSGVTNQGAHRFYHRHGLTIGALHFAVEV
- a CDS encoding NADPH:quinone reductase, translated to MRAAYIEELGPPDSIRHGELPPPVPGSGDVLVDVEVTAVNHVDTFVRSGAWRTPVPFPFVVGRDLVGTVVSAGPGAPGFAAGDRVWCNSLGHAGRQGAAAEQVAVPADRLYHLPAGVDPVHAVALAHPAATAHLALFTHGRVRAGETVLVLGAAGNVGSAAVVMAAQAGARVVAVAAGRDAPYVRSLGARHVVDYREEDVPALIRAAAPDGVDLYVDTSGRNDLETAVELLASRGRVVVLAGLRTRPVLPAGALYLQDRSVLGFAISHARTHELADAAANINRLLADGLLKPHATEVLPLSEAGTAHRRLDEGKVRGKLVLRVS
- a CDS encoding FAD-binding oxidoreductase; the encoded protein is MISRRTLMRAGAATGAAGLLASGTAFGTAALASDRAAPFARLRARLTGRLVLPQDPTYDLAKQLQMARYDAIRPQAVAYCAHSADVAHCVRFAQDHGLHAAVRSGGHSQAGYSTTTGLVIDVSRLNSIRPGRDTVRLGPGSQGVDILNTLAPRGIQLGSGTCPTVAIGGWVQGGGLGLTARAFGMGSDRLVSARVVLADGSVVDASAAEHPDLYWALRGGGGGNFGVVTDLELRPVDAPSMTVYTLTYDGAHAADVLLAWQDWIADAPRELASELFVILPADSPEGAAPTVVVSGAHVGSLAAADRHLDRLVASAGRPTASREAAQLPYQQAMMKVYGCADATVEECHRIGYSPRAALPRESYATYRNVYFDRRWTPATAEAALTVLRSDPRPGQFRFLGLFSYGGRINEVAPDATAFVHRDVLFEAGFQVGLPVGDPAAEDRERAQAWVDGGYATLYPRSSRRSYQNYMDPALTNWREAYYGRNYTRLRSVKRAYDPHRFFRFAQAVD
- a CDS encoding APC family permease, which codes for MAQDGKAGGPASDIPEAGLKANAIGFLDALVIGLNSTSPAYSLAAVIGPIVALAGIYAPGVMLASFVPMLLIAAAFYYLNKVDQDCGTTFSWVTRAMGPWAGWLGGWAIAMTGVLVIGSLADVAVHFGLLAAGLDDWATDPVIRQTLTVVVILAMTAVCVIGTEMSARLQDVLIIAQVFFLLTFAVVALYRVYAGTSTLDSIKPSIDWLNPFGAGGAALTGGLLLGVFIYWGWESAVNLTEEVENSATAPGKAGIWSTVVLLVTYLSVGFAVVAYAGTAFLTDNAGEEEAVFAVLAHEVMGGWDWVVLLAVCTSALASTQTTIIPASRTALSMARRHALPPGLAHIHPRFRTPDVSTWWVAGIAIAWYLVVNQLSENALLDSLTALSLLIAFYYALTGLACVIYYRRHLTESVHNFLLIGLGPLVGAALLAWLLVESIGDMANPANSAGGVSWFGLGPPLVIGIGIAVVGVLVMCFWRLRDGRFWQERRGVADPALVHATQH
- a CDS encoding SRPBCC family protein — translated: MTNIIETSPLFELRADIVVNATPEEVYAVVSDLPRSAEWSPECMGGEWISGEPSAVGSIFRGENLRSEQVVAWAPLVRGTWYTEARVTAAEPGRTFRWMMLTHAQEDQESVWGFDVEADGSGSVLTHHFRMGKATAGIHKIVADLDEAGRRKFVDDWTAKLVQDLDATLSRIKDVIEKA